From the Quercus lobata isolate SW786 chromosome 6, ValleyOak3.0 Primary Assembly, whole genome shotgun sequence genome, one window contains:
- the LOC115994155 gene encoding uncharacterized protein LOC115994155, which translates to MASGHVIKRAKYKTSPKGAGTPGVLKMEIVIKLGNSIANELRLFNYLFSYQRYIIQCLLVFLQVFSFYVLHINLSPCHNYPYKGGVISPQTFHSLMQHLQNFRRVRMHPYHFYYNNKNGI; encoded by the exons ATGGCCAGTGGGCATGTCATTAAACGCGCCAAGTACAAGACCTCACCCAAAGGCGCTGGTACTCCTGGTGTTTTAAAAATG GAGATTGTTATAAAATTGGGAAACTCTATTGCCAATGAACTGAGGCTTTTTAACTACTTATTTTCTTACCAAAG GTACATCATTCAATGTCTTCTTGTATTTCTTCAGGTATTCAGCTTTTATGTACTGCATATCAATCTCAGTCCTTGTCACAATTACCCTTATAAGGGTGGTGTCATCAGTCCCCAAACCTTTCATAGCCTTATGCAACACCTGCAAAATTTCAGACGTGTTAGGATGCATCcatatcatttttattacaataataaaaatggtaTATAG